From a single Micromonospora sp. WMMD1102 genomic region:
- the mraY gene encoding phospho-N-acetylmuramoyl-pentapeptide-transferase: MRAVIVAIFVAFLISLFVTPVAIKVFTRLKAGQPIRAEGPVMHQGKKGTPTMGGVVFIVATVIAYVAGHLALTTLPEAQIAQVTPTITALVLLGLMVFSGAVGFIDDFLKVRKRNSAGLNKRGKLLGQILVGAVFGVVALYFPSTAGVTVGSTALSFIRDINALEVGKVASVVIFIFVVMATTNGVNLTDGLDGLATGASVMVLAAYALIAFWQYRHWCADTDYARGGAYCYEVRDPLEIALIAGAAAGACVGFLWWNTSPARIFMGDTGALGLGGLIAGMAMATRTLLLLLILGGLFVIITMSVVIQIISFRTTGKRVFRMSPLQHHFELAGWSEVNIVVRFWIIAGIGVAIALGLFYSEFLAAVT, encoded by the coding sequence GTGAGGGCGGTAATCGTCGCCATCTTCGTGGCGTTCCTGATCTCGCTCTTCGTCACACCGGTCGCGATCAAGGTCTTCACCCGGCTCAAGGCCGGGCAGCCGATCCGGGCCGAGGGTCCGGTGATGCACCAGGGCAAGAAGGGCACCCCGACGATGGGCGGCGTGGTCTTCATCGTCGCCACGGTGATCGCGTACGTGGCCGGGCACCTCGCCCTGACCACCCTGCCCGAGGCGCAGATCGCCCAGGTCACCCCGACCATCACCGCCCTGGTGCTGCTGGGCCTGATGGTCTTCTCCGGCGCGGTCGGTTTCATCGACGACTTCCTCAAGGTGCGCAAGCGCAACAGCGCCGGGCTGAACAAGCGGGGCAAGCTGCTCGGCCAGATACTCGTCGGTGCGGTCTTCGGGGTGGTGGCGCTCTATTTCCCGAGCACGGCGGGGGTGACCGTCGGCAGCACCGCGCTCTCCTTCATCCGGGACATCAACGCGCTGGAGGTCGGCAAGGTCGCCTCGGTCGTCATCTTCATCTTCGTGGTGATGGCGACCACCAACGGGGTGAACCTGACCGACGGGCTGGACGGGCTGGCCACCGGTGCCTCGGTGATGGTGCTGGCCGCGTACGCCCTGATCGCGTTCTGGCAGTACCGGCACTGGTGCGCGGACACCGACTACGCCCGGGGCGGCGCGTACTGCTACGAGGTGCGAGATCCGCTGGAGATCGCCCTGATCGCCGGGGCGGCGGCCGGGGCCTGTGTCGGTTTCCTCTGGTGGAACACCTCGCCGGCCCGGATCTTCATGGGTGACACCGGGGCGCTCGGCCTGGGCGGGCTGATCGCCGGGATGGCGATGGCCACCCGGACGCTCCTGCTGCTGCTGATCCTCGGCGGCCTCTTCGTGATCATCACGATGTCGGTGGTCATCCAGATCATCTCGTTCCGGACCACCGGCAAACGGGTCTTCCGGATGTCGCCGCTCCAGCACCACTTCGAGCTGGCCGGATGGAGCGAGGTCAACATCGTCGTCCGGTTCTGGATCATCGCCGGGATCGGGGTGGCGATCGCCCTCGGCCTCTTCTACAGCGAGTTCCTCGCCGCCGTCACCTGA
- the murF gene encoding UDP-N-acetylmuramoyl-tripeptide--D-alanyl-D-alanine ligase, protein MIPLTLAELATAVDGRLVAADPTVRITGPVEFDSRKVRPGGLFVAFPGEKVDGHDFAAAAVADGGAVAVLGSREVDRVPMVLVDDPRAALGRLARTVLDRLPELTVIGLTGSSGKTTTKDLVAQLTARLGRTVAPPGSFNNELGHPYTALQADGETRFLVLEKGARGLGHVRYLCEIAPPRIAVVLNVGVSHIGEFGSQEAIAQAKGELVEGLPADGLAVLNADDERVRAMTTRTAARTVLVGEAADAEVRAEEVRLDDRGRASYTLVTREGRAAVRLGISGRHQVGNSLAAAAVARELGMPLAELAEALGRLGLPSTRRMDVFDRTDGVTVIDDSYNANPASTSAALRALAGMGERRRTLAVLGYMAELGDFERDGHEQVGRLAAELGVDRLIVVGEPAAPIHDGAVAMANWGGESVLVTDQAAAVEALRRDLRPGDVVLVKGSRYRTWEVADALRAEAVQPGNGSR, encoded by the coding sequence ATGATCCCGCTGACCCTGGCCGAGCTGGCCACCGCCGTCGACGGCCGGCTGGTCGCGGCCGACCCGACGGTCCGGATCACCGGCCCGGTCGAGTTCGACTCCCGCAAGGTGCGCCCCGGCGGGCTCTTCGTGGCCTTTCCCGGCGAGAAGGTCGACGGGCACGACTTCGCGGCGGCGGCGGTCGCCGACGGCGGCGCGGTCGCGGTGCTCGGCTCCCGCGAGGTCGATCGCGTGCCGATGGTGCTCGTCGACGACCCCCGGGCCGCACTCGGCCGGCTGGCCCGGACGGTGCTGGACCGGCTTCCCGAGCTGACCGTGATCGGGCTGACCGGCTCCTCCGGCAAGACCACCACCAAGGACCTGGTCGCCCAGCTCACCGCCCGGCTCGGCCGCACGGTGGCGCCGCCCGGCTCGTTCAACAACGAGCTGGGGCACCCGTACACGGCGTTGCAGGCCGACGGCGAGACCCGGTTCCTGGTGCTGGAGAAGGGTGCCCGGGGGCTGGGACACGTCCGCTACCTGTGCGAGATCGCGCCGCCCCGGATCGCCGTGGTGCTCAACGTGGGCGTGTCGCACATCGGCGAGTTCGGTTCGCAGGAGGCGATCGCCCAGGCGAAGGGCGAGTTGGTCGAGGGGCTGCCGGCCGACGGGCTGGCCGTGCTGAACGCCGACGACGAGCGGGTACGCGCGATGACCACCCGCACCGCCGCCCGGACCGTACTGGTCGGCGAGGCCGCCGACGCCGAGGTGCGGGCCGAGGAGGTCCGGCTCGACGATCGCGGGCGGGCGTCGTACACCCTGGTCACGCGAGAGGGCCGGGCGGCGGTCCGGCTCGGGATCAGCGGCCGGCACCAGGTCGGCAACTCGCTGGCGGCGGCGGCGGTGGCCCGGGAACTCGGCATGCCGCTCGCCGAGCTGGCCGAGGCGCTCGGCCGGCTCGGGCTGCCCTCGACCCGCCGGATGGACGTCTTCGACCGCACCGACGGGGTGACGGTGATCGATGACTCCTACAACGCCAATCCCGCCTCGACCTCCGCCGCGCTGCGGGCGCTGGCCGGGATGGGCGAGCGGCGGCGCACCCTGGCGGTGCTCGGCTACATGGCCGAGCTGGGCGATTTCGAACGGGACGGGCACGAGCAGGTCGGCCGGCTCGCGGCCGAGCTGGGCGTCGACCGGTTGATCGTGGTCGGCGAGCCGGCCGCGCCGATCCACGACGGCGCGGTGGCGATGGCGAATTGGGGAGGAGAGTCGGTGCTGGTTACCGATCAGGCGGCGGCGGTCGAGGCGCTGCGCCGCGACTTGCGGCCGGGCGACGTCGTCCTGGTGAAGGGCTCGCGCTATCGCACCTGGGAGGTGGCCGACGCGCTGCGCGCCGAGGCGGTCCAGCCCGGGAACGGGTCCCGATGA
- a CDS encoding UDP-N-acetylmuramoyl-L-alanyl-D-glutamate--2,6-diaminopimelate ligase — MRGGPPDGVGSDAVPGNPRPRAVTPVRLADLAARVAAESPPEAAGLAVTGVTHASAEVRPGDLYAALPGARRHGAEFVAPAAEAGAVAVLTDPAGAPAAAEAGLPALVVPEPRAVLGELAGAVYGDPTAGLTVIGITGTAGKTSTTYLIESGLRAAGEVTGLIGTVECRLGDLVVASVRTTPEATDLHAMLAAARERGVTAVAMEVSSHALAMGRVGGVRFTVGGYTNFGHDHLDFHADVADYFAAKARLFDGRCDVEVLNHDDPALVPLRRPGTVTYSAAGDPAATWWADAVRESGYTQTFTAHGPHGTAVEAGVALPGRHNVANALLAIATLVGAGIDPVVAARGVAACPGVPGRLELVEAPGPVRGVVDFAHTPDAVVAALTALRDLTGAGNRLICVLGSGGDRDHGKRPLMGSAASAGADLVVVTDDNPRSEDPEMIRAEVRRGAERDGGPDRVREVAGRRAAIDEAVRLAEPGDVVAVLGKGHERGQEIAGRTYPFDDRVELAAALAARFGNLVEGRR; from the coding sequence GTGCGGGGTGGACCCCCGGACGGGGTAGGGTCTGACGCCGTGCCCGGCAATCCCCGTCCCCGCGCCGTGACACCGGTCCGGCTCGCCGACCTCGCCGCGCGAGTCGCCGCCGAGTCGCCGCCGGAAGCCGCCGGCCTGGCCGTCACCGGTGTGACCCACGCCAGCGCCGAGGTGCGTCCCGGCGACCTCTACGCGGCGCTACCGGGTGCCCGTCGGCACGGCGCCGAGTTCGTGGCCCCGGCGGCGGAGGCCGGCGCGGTGGCCGTACTCACCGATCCGGCCGGCGCCCCGGCGGCGGCCGAGGCAGGGCTGCCCGCCCTGGTGGTGCCGGAGCCGCGGGCCGTGCTCGGCGAACTGGCCGGCGCGGTCTATGGCGACCCGACCGCCGGACTGACCGTCATCGGGATCACCGGCACCGCCGGCAAGACCAGCACCACCTACCTGATCGAGTCCGGGCTGCGTGCCGCCGGGGAGGTCACCGGGCTGATCGGCACCGTGGAGTGCCGGCTCGGCGACCTGGTGGTGGCCAGCGTCCGGACCACCCCGGAGGCCACCGACCTGCACGCCATGCTCGCGGCGGCCCGGGAACGCGGCGTCACCGCGGTCGCGATGGAGGTCTCCAGCCACGCCCTGGCGATGGGGCGGGTCGGCGGCGTCCGCTTCACCGTCGGCGGGTACACCAACTTCGGCCACGACCACCTGGACTTCCACGCTGACGTCGCCGACTACTTCGCGGCCAAGGCGCGGCTCTTCGACGGGCGGTGCGACGTCGAGGTGCTCAACCACGACGACCCGGCGCTGGTGCCGCTGCGCCGGCCCGGCACCGTCACCTACTCGGCTGCCGGCGACCCGGCCGCGACCTGGTGGGCCGACGCGGTCCGGGAGTCCGGCTACACCCAGACCTTCACCGCGCACGGCCCGCACGGCACGGCGGTCGAGGCGGGGGTGGCGCTGCCCGGCCGGCACAACGTGGCGAACGCGCTGCTGGCGATCGCCACCCTGGTCGGGGCCGGGATCGATCCGGTGGTCGCGGCCCGGGGCGTGGCCGCCTGCCCGGGAGTGCCCGGCCGGCTGGAACTGGTCGAGGCGCCCGGCCCGGTGCGCGGGGTCGTCGACTTCGCGCACACCCCGGACGCGGTGGTGGCGGCGCTCACCGCGCTGCGCGACCTGACCGGCGCCGGCAACCGGCTGATCTGCGTGCTCGGCTCCGGCGGCGACCGGGACCACGGCAAACGCCCGCTGATGGGTTCCGCCGCGTCGGCCGGCGCCGACCTGGTGGTGGTCACCGACGACAACCCGCGCAGCGAGGACCCCGAGATGATCCGGGCCGAGGTGCGGCGCGGGGCCGAGCGCGACGGCGGACCGGACCGGGTGCGCGAGGTGGCCGGCCGGCGGGCCGCCATCGACGAGGCGGTCCGGCTGGCCGAGCCCGGCGACGTGGTCGCGGTACTCGGCAAGGGGCACGAGCGCGGCCAGGAGATCGCCGGCCGGACGTACCCGTTCGACGACCGGGTCGAGCTGGCCGCCGCGCTCGCCGCCCGGTTCGGCAACCTGGTGGAGGGCCGCCGATGA